GAGCTTGGTCCACTCGGCGGCGGAGACCGTGCGGTCGGCGGTGACGACGACCTTGTTGGTGGTGGGGTCGGTCGCCCACGAGGTGCCGGGGATGGTGGCGTCCTGCTTCAAGGTGGTGCGGGCGCCCGCCAGTTCGGCGAGGGAGTTCTCGACGATTCTCGCCTTGGCGCCGGCCGCCTCGACGGTGTCGGCCGCGTTCTGGTCGAGCACGTTGACCACGAGGCTCTTGGTCTTCGCGTCGTAGAACGTGCCGGCCGCGTCGGTGCCGAGGTTCTTGCCGAGCGTCGAGGCGAGCTTTCCGGCCGCGAGGGCCGAGAGAGTGTGGGGTGCGGACGCCGGTGTGGTCTCGCTGGCGTTCGCACTCTGCAAGGTGACTCCCGCGACGACCAGTGCGGCTATGCCCGCACCCGCCACGGCCACCCGGCGCCTGGGTATGCGTCGGTGCTTCAACTCGTGTCCTCCTGTGGGGGGTCGGCCCGCCAGGTTATGGGGACCCGACCGGCCGAAAGGTAGGTTGACGAGCGCCTACTCTTCCTAATCGCACAGGGAGCGCACAAGGTCGACTTCAGGTCGAGCGCGGAACGCGGTTGCACGCCCCCCACACTTTGACTGTCCACGGTCACCCCAGGCCATTCGCACTGCAAACACTCGGTGCGAGTGACGCTCATCAGCCGGTGAGGTCTAGTCCTGTCTTGAAATCGCCCCATCGGAGTCCGGATCCGACTGGGGCTCGGCGGGCGGAAGTTGCTCGTGCACCGGTTGCGGTGCCACAGCGGCAACCGGCGTCACGGGTGCCGCGGGCACCGCGGGCGCGGCAGGAGCGGCGGGGGCGGCCGGAGCCGGGGCCGCCCGCTCCAGGAACCGCAGCAGCTCGACCGGGAAGGGCAGCACCAGCGTCGAGTTCTTCTCGGCAGCGACCGCCACCACCGTTTGCAGCAGCCGGAGTTGAAGTGCGGCGGGCTGTTCGGACATCTGCTCGGCGGCCTCGGCGAGCTTCTTCGAGGCCTGCAACTCGGCGTCCGCGTTGATGATCCGGGCACGCCGCTCACGGTCGGCCTCGGCCTGGCGGGCCATCGACCGCTTCATGGTCTCGGGCAGCGACACGTCCTTGATCTCGACCCGGTCGATCTGCACGCCCCAGCCGATGGACGGGCTGTCGATCATCAACTCCAGTCCCTGGTTGAGCTTTTCGCGATTGGAGAGCAGATCGTCCAGGTCGCTCTTGC
The nucleotide sequence above comes from Streptomyces sp. N50. Encoded proteins:
- a CDS encoding slipin family protein; the encoded protein is MVEELVTAGVTLASVGVVYAMAAARVVKQYERGVVFRLGRLRPEVRGAGFTMVVPFVDKLRKVNMQIVTMPVPAQEGITRDNVTVRVDAVVYFKVVDAADALVQVEDYRFAVSQMAQTSLRSIIGKSDLDDLLSNREKLNQGLELMIDSPSIGWGVQIDRVEIKDVSLPETMKRSMARQAEADRERRARIINADAELQASKKLAEAAEQMSEQPAALQLRLLQTVVAVAAEKNSTLVLPFPVELLRFLERAAPAPAAPAAPAAPAVPAAPVTPVAAVAPQPVHEQLPPAEPQSDPDSDGAISRQD